In Lentimicrobium sp. L6, the DNA window ATTATCATCAAACTCTACTACACCATATCTTTCTGGATCATTTACGTGATAAGCATATACAACACCACCATCAGGATCGCTATTAGCCTGAAGTAATTTACTTAAACCTTCTCCATAAAATATATTATCTCCTAAGACCAAAGCCACTTTATCATCACCGATAAACTCTTCACCTAAAACAAAAGCCTGTGCCAAACCATTAGGTACTTTCTGTACCTTATAACTAAATTTCAAGCCCAAGTTTTCTCCTGTTCCAAATAATCTTTCAAAATGAGGAAGGTCGTGTGGAGTTGAGATGATTAAAATCTCTTGTATTCCTGCCATCATAAGCACTGACAATGGATAATAAATCATTGGCTTATTATAGATGGGCATTAATTGTTTACTAACGGCTAAGGTTAAAGGATGAAGACGAGTACCGCTTCCTCCAGCTAATATAATTCCTTTCATAGGTTGTTCTTTTTTAACTTTAATCTAAGTTACAAATAAATAACGAAGATACAAAACCCTTGATATGGAATGACAGGGCAAACGCACACTTTGTTAAAAAGCTATTTTTAGAAGAAAATAGATTAATCTATAGGTATAATGCTAGCGCGGAAATGTTTTCCGTGCGAAAATATTAACATTAAGGAATGTATTTAAATCACACGGATTGCAAATCCGCGTTAGCTTTGTTAAAAATAATTAGAAAAATAAAAGTACGCGTT includes these proteins:
- the rfbA gene encoding glucose-1-phosphate thymidylyltransferase RfbA → MKGIILAGGSGTRLHPLTLAVSKQLMPIYNKPMIYYPLSVLMMAGIQEILIISTPHDLPHFERLFGTGENLGLKFSYKVQKVPNGLAQAFVLGEEFIGDDKVALVLGDNIFYGEGLSKLLQANSDPDGGVVYAYHVNDPERYGVVEFDDNHNAITIEEKPEKPKSHYAVPGLYFYDNSVIEVAKNIKPSARGEYEITDVNRHYLEEGKLKVGILGRGTAWLDTGTFASLNEASQFVEAIENRQGLMIGGIEEVAYRMGFIDKDQLRKLAEPLVKSGYGQYLMNILN